In the Planktothrix serta PCC 8927 genome, one interval contains:
- the rpsT gene encoding 30S ribosomal protein S20, with amino-acid sequence MANIKSAVKRVEIAERNRLRNKSYKSAVKTLMKKCLTLVDKYGTDPTTDNLTAVNQQMSVAFSKIDKAVKKGVLHANNGARKKSRLARALKRHQNVAA; translated from the coding sequence ATGGCCAATATTAAATCTGCTGTCAAACGAGTCGAAATCGCAGAGCGCAATCGGTTGCGTAACAAATCTTATAAGTCAGCCGTTAAAACCTTAATGAAAAAATGTCTGACTCTAGTTGACAAATACGGGACTGACCCTACAACCGATAACCTCACCGCCGTAAATCAACAAATGTCGGTCGCTTTTAGTAAAATCGACAAAGCTGTCAAAAAGGGCGTTCTGCACGCCAACAATGGCGCTCGCAAAAAATCTCGCTTGGCAAGAGCTTTAAAGCGCCATCAAAACGTTGCAGCCTAA